The Zingiber officinale cultivar Zhangliang chromosome 9A, Zo_v1.1, whole genome shotgun sequence genome window below encodes:
- the LOC122021026 gene encoding senescence-associated protein OSA15, chloroplastic-like, whose amino-acid sequence MEFLCTSGITRLNDRARQDAAVLRLGFLKLDARAREDTRKIDLGVKEKAARLKHLATDRAQSDLKRVADQHWSDGALEADLRRADFIFRRRAMEDAYMALKFIRNIHDMMANKFYQFPSNERSFSLKDKMGFITLKKNGKALDLFADEVTTDRMQAIQEAYWTMASALLPSSP is encoded by the exons ATGGAATTTTTATGCACTAGTGGCATAACAAGACTAAATGATCGGGCACGCCAAGATGCTGCTGTTCTTCGACTTGGATTTCTTAAGCTTGATG CTCGTGCAAGGGAGGACACAAGGAAGATTGACCTTGGTGTTAAGGAAAAGGCTGCTCGGTTGAAGCATTTAGCCACT GACAGGGCTCAATCTGATCTGAAGAGAGTAGCAGATCAGCATTGGAGTGATGGGGCCTTAGAG GCCGACTTACGACGAGCTGACTTCATATTTAGACGACGTGCCATGGAAGATGCATACATGGCATTGAAG TTTATAAGAAACATTCATGACATGATGGCAAACAAATTTTACCAATT TCCTTCAAATGAAAGGTCTTTCTCTCTCAAAGATAAAATGGGATTCATTACACTCAAAAAGAATGGGAAAGCTCTTGATCTATTTGCAGATGAGGTCACAACAGACCGTATGCAAGCCATTCAG GAAGCTTATTGGACTATGGCATCTGCCTTACTGCCATCTAGTCCATGA